In the genome of Daucus carota subsp. sativus chromosome 9, DH1 v3.0, whole genome shotgun sequence, the window TAATCTTTTTCTTTGAATACATGTAGCTTTTAATTAGACTCGATAGTTTTTACCACTTGCTCTATGTAGTCAAATGTTAAATTTTCTTACATCTACTTATGTTTAATCAGTGAAAATGGACCCCTTGGCTGAAGAGCAATTAGATTATGAAGAGGAGGAATATGGAGCACCACAGAAGATGCAATATCATGGAGGTGGTGCAATATCTGCTCTTGCTGAGGATGAGAATATAGGCGAGGATGACGAGTATGATGATCTCTACAATGATGTTAATGTTGGTGACGGTTTCCTTCAGTTTCAGCGGTCTGAGGCATCAGGTCCATCTGCTGGTGGTGCTGTTAATGGGGGATTTCAGACTCAAAAAGCTACTGTTCCTGAACCTAGACCAGAAAATATTTTGCCAAAAGAGGCAAACATTCATGGAGTACCCAATGATGGGAAGTATACCAATACTGGAGTTCCGTTTCCGGACCCAAAGGAACGGCTGCCGACTGAAATGGTACCAAATATTGGCTCAAATAATACTTCACAAAAATCAGTTGCTCCAGGTACTATTCATGATGCTCAAGCATCAAATATGGGGTTCCGTGGCCCGGCACCTGTGGCTCAGAATACCGGCCTTAACCCTGTTGACATGTCAGGTAAAGTTGGCAATGAGCCTGTGCCTTCGCATAATCCCAACAGAGGTGTCCCCCAAGGTGTTTCACAGGTGCCGCCTAATCATTCAAATGTTAATGCGAACATGAATCGCCAAATTGCCAATGATAACCCAATTAGGCCAGCTGGAGACAATGGTGCGACTATGCTCTTTGTAGGGGAACTCCATTGGTGGACTACAGATGCAGAAATCGAGAGTGTCTCGTCTCAGTATGGACCGGTTAAAGAGATAAAGTTTTTCGATGAGAAAGCTAGTGGTAAATCCAAGGGTTATTGTCAGGTTGAGTTTTATGACTCAGCCTCTGCAGCTGCATGCAAAGAAGGAATGAATGGCTACATATTTAATGGGCGTGCTTGTGTGGTGGCATTTGCTTCTCCACAAACTATAAAGCAGATGGGGGCTTCTTATATGAATAAATCACAAGTCCAGCCTCAATCTCAGCAACAGGGGAGGAGGCCTATGAACGATAATGCAGGAAGAGGTGGCGGTACAAATTATCCCAGTGGAGATTCTGGCAGAGGGTATGGAAGAGGTGGGTGGGGGAGAGGACAAGGAGTTGGTAATAGAGGTGGTGGGCATATGAGGGGAATGGGTG includes:
- the LOC108202520 gene encoding uncharacterized protein LOC108202520, translated to MDPLAEEQLDYEEEEYGAPQKMQYHGGGAISALAEDENIGEDDEYDDLYNDVNVGDGFLQFQRSEASGPSAGGAVNGGFQTQKATVPEPRPENILPKEANIHGVPNDGKYTNTGVPFPDPKERLPTEMVPNIGSNNTSQKSVAPGTIHDAQASNMGFRGPAPVAQNTGLNPVDMSGKVGNEPVPSHNPNRGVPQGVSQVPPNHSNVNANMNRQIANDNPIRPAGDNGATMLFVGELHWWTTDAEIESVSSQYGPVKEIKFFDEKASGKSKGYCQVEFYDSASAAACKEGMNGYIFNGRACVVAFASPQTIKQMGASYMNKSQVQPQSQQQGRRPMNDNAGRGGGTNYPSGDSGRGYGRGGWGRGQGVGNRGGGHMRGMGGNMGPKNMPNAPGVGAGGNAGGYGQGMGGPAFGGPPGGFMHPQGMMGGGFDPTYMGRGSGYGGFPGPAFPGMMPPFPNVNAMGIAGVSPHVNPAFFGRGMAANGMGMMGNAGMDGPHSGMWNDSNMGGWAGEEHGQRTRESSYGGEDGGSEYGYGDPGNEKSTRSNPASREKERGSERDWSGNSEKRHRDERDQDRDRYDREHRYREEKDDYREHRQKDRDSYKDDGDRGQASSRSRSRSRVAPEEDHRSRSRDADYGKRRRLPSD